A genomic region of Zygotorulaspora mrakii chromosome 7, complete sequence contains the following coding sequences:
- the SUR7 gene encoding Sur7p (similar to Saccharomyces cerevisiae SUR7 (YML052W); ancestral locus Anc_1.501): MSAFLRAVLKVTTLLFLAGNTLLLILIILSGAVNNYPVNHFYWVQGDTRGIPNASDLTRWTFWGACERRGQETFCGNNLSPAYPISPVDNFGTTTNVPDSFISNRDSFYYLTRFSFCFFWIALAFIGISFLLYIGSWCSYGFAKVVWMLTAVGCLFNVTAVVLQTAASVMARNAFSDSNREASLGADLYGIAWASVSLSIMETAFTVSEYFTWFLSKSREQHTQVPVVSQETGPFKSIFSSKKEQYPTDDPTLAVNDQYASNTVNTMTSVPPHENTHSGINFFTIRKSQKTKADEESV, encoded by the coding sequence ATGAGTGCTTTTCTACGTGCAGTACTAAAAGTAACCACTCTGCTTTTCTTGGCAGGTAATACATTACTTTTGATTCTCATCATTTTATCTGGTGCAGTGAACAATTATCCAGTTAACCATTTTTACTGGGTTCAGGGTGATACGAGAGGTATTCCAAACGCTTCAGATTTAACCCGTTGGACATTTTGGGGTGCCTGCGAGAGGAGAGGTCAGGAAACGTTTTGTGGAAATAATTTATCACCAGCTTACCCAATTTCTCCTGTTGACAACTTCGGTACTACTACCAATGTTCCAGACTCCTTCATTTCCAATAGAGATTCATTTTATTACTTAACTaggttttctttttgtttcttttggaTCGCATTAGCCTTCATTGGTATTTCCTTCTTACTTTATATCGGATCATGGTGTTCATACGGATTTGCTAAAGTTGTGTGGATGTTGACCGCTGTTGGTTGTTTATTCAACGTAACTGCTGTTGTTTTGCAAACTGCAGCCTCAGTAATGGCAAGAAATGCCTTCTCAGATTCCAATAGAGAAGCTTCCCTTGGAGCTGATTTGTACGGTATAGCCTGGGCCAGTGTCTCCTTATCTATAATGGAAACGGCGTTCACCGTATCGGAGTACTTCACCTGGTTTTTGAGCAAGTCAAGAGAGCAACACACACAAGTACCTGTTGTTTCACAAGAAACTGGTCCTTTTAAATCTATTTTTTCgtcaaaaaaagagcaataCCCCACTGATGACCCAACGCTAGCTGTAAATGACCAATACGCTTCTAATACTGTCAACACAATGACAAGCGTACCTCCTCATGAGAATACTCACAGTGGCATTAACTTTTTCACAATCAGAAAATCTCAAAAGACTAAAGCCGATGAGGAGTCTGTTTAA
- a CDS encoding uncharacterized protein (similar to Saccharomyces cerevisiae YJR056C; ancestral locus Anc_1.502) translates to MEKLNALGSSLPPEQPPTDQAIASLNADLSQEFKIAANAVTKLYRVANERNSLLKHHGYLNCLDDMLNFLQQSSDITADDIHFWCLKQKNDILSHKAHIGSNPKLDFNFDNSTDNCSSEMSVPKFTLSRPPLSVEHHYSHGHGKSKKLRSSTVKKQQTQILQQNQHDTWKPIGKYMSQRTGPEESQTEEPLIGSPRSYVDSSRVSSATKKQKASTSPQNTVRRIKK, encoded by the coding sequence ATGGAGAAACTTAATGCATTGGGTTCGAGCTTACCGCCAGAGCAGCCACCCACAGACCAAGCAATCGCTTCACTAAATGCAGATCTTTCTCAAGAGTTCAAAATAGCCGCCAATGCAGTAACGAAACTGTACAGGGTAGCCAACGAGAGAAATTCTTTGTTGAAGCATCATGGATATCTTAACTGTTTGGACGATATGCTAAACTTCCTACAACAAAGTTCAGATATTACCGCAGATGATATACATTTTTGGTGCttgaagcaaaaaaatgacatatTATCTCACAAGGCACACATCGGTTCAAACCCGAAACTTGattttaattttgataaCAGCACTGATAACTGCAGTTCAGAAATGAGTGTTCCAAAATTTACACTTTCCAGACCCCCATTAAGTGTGGAGCATCATTATAGTCATGGACATGGGAAATCCAAGAAGTTGAGATCATCTACGGTCAAGAAACAACAAACACAGATACTTCAGCAAAACCAACACGACACTTGGAAGCCCATCGGCAAGTATATGTCACAAAGAACGGGTCCTGAAGAATCGCAGACCGAGGAGCCCTTGATAGGTAGCCCAAGATCGTATGTCGATAGTTCAAGGGTATCATCAGCAActaaaaaacaaaaagctTCGACTTCTCCACAGAACACGGTAAGAAGaataaagaaatga
- a CDS encoding sugar porter family MFS transporter: MRAGSIADSYASTARGSPENADVFEGTPGIETQVATPLDKASLQDLKDTELENVAAPEAPKRSFFYYILIVTLCFPVSLGGFLPGWDSGITSGFINMENFRENFGSYSHTTGQYYLSNVRMGLLVAIFSVGCALGGILLAKLGDIFGRRLAIIMVVVIYVVGAIIQISATGKWYQYFIGKIIYGLGCGGCSVLCPMLLSEIAPKDLRGALVSMYQLMVTLGIFLGYCAGYSTRNYKDTAQWRVPLGLCFAWAIIICIGMLLIPESPRYLAENGRIEEARRAIARLSRVPVEHEFVESEIDQIVQGIEIQKANGEASWGELFSTKSKILQRLITGCLVQSFLQLTGENYFFFYGTTIFKSVGLTDGFETSVIIGTVNLFSTIVAVFVVDKLGRRMCLMSGAGGMLVCMVVFASVGVTRLYPNGQDAPSSKGAGNCMIVFTMFYIFFFATTWAPVAYIVVAESFPSRVKSKGMAISTAFNWLWQFLIGFFTPFITDAINFYYGYVFVGCLVAMFLYVFFFLPETSGLSLEDIHVLYEEGIPPWKSASWIPPSERFNHMEVQKNDDIESKRWNPFHKK; the protein is encoded by the coding sequence atgaggGCCGGAAGTATTGCAGATTCCTACGCTTCAACTGCGAGAGGATCACCAGAAAATGCAGATGTATTTGAAGGAACTCCAGGCATTGAGACTCAAGTTGCAACGCCGCTAGATAAGGCGTCGCTTCAAGATTTAAAAGATACCGAGCTGGAGAATGTAGCGGCACCTGAAGCTCCTAAAAGGAGCTTTTTTTACTATATACTGATAGTTACTCTTTGTTTTCCAGTCTCTCTGGGAGGCTTCTTGCCCGGTTGGGATAGTGGTATAACTTCTGGGTTTATCAATATGGAAAACTTTAGAGAGAACTTTGGTTCGTACAGCCACACGACTGGACAGTATTATCTCAGTAACGTTAGGATGGGTTTATTGGTCGCTATTTTCAGTGTTGGGTGTGCTTTGGGTGGAATTTTGTTAGCCAAGCTGGGTGACATATTTGGTAGAAGACTTGCAATTATCATGGTAGTAGTAATATACGTTGTCGGAGCAATCATCCAGATTTCTGCAACAGGAAAATGGTATCAGTACTTTATCGGGAAAATTATCTACGGCTTAGGGTGTGGTGGTTGCTCTGTTTTGTGCCCGATGCTTTTATCTGAAATTGCACCAAAGGATTTAAGAGGTGCGCTAGTCTCTATGTATCAGTTGATGGTTACCCTTGGTATATTTTTGGGATATTGTGCTGGCTATAGTACTAGAAACTATAAAGACACTGCTCAATGGAGAGTTCCATTAGGATTGTGCTTTGCATGGGCAATCATTATATGTATTGGAATGCTATTGATACCAGAATCGCCCAGATATCTAGCagaaaatggaagaataGAGGAAGCTCGTCGTGCCATTGCCAGGTTGAGCAGGGTCCCAGTGGAGCACGAGTTTGTAGAGAGtgaaattgatcaaatcgTTCAAGGTATTGAGATCCAGAAAGCAAATGGTGAGGCTTCGTGGGGTGAGCTTTTTTCAaccaaatcaaaaattttgcaacGTTTGATTACAGGCTGTCTCGTCCAATCTTTCTTACAGTTAACTGGTGAAAactactttttcttttatggGACCACGATATTTAAATCTGTTGGCCTTACGGATGGTTTTGAAACTTCAGTGATCATAGGAACGGtgaatttgttttctaCTATCGTTGCAGTGTTTGTGGTCGATAAACTTGGTCGTCGTATGTGTCTGATGTCGGGTGCAGGTGGTATGTTGGTTTGCATGGTCGTCTTTGCGAGTGTGGGTGTTACCAGACTATATCCAAACGGACAAGATGCCCCAAGTTCAAAGGGTGCAGGAAATTGTATGATTGTTTTTACAATGTTCtatatattcttcttcgCAACAACTTGGGCTCCGGTGGCTTATATAGTGGTTGCAGAATCATTCCCCTCAAGGGTAAAATCGAAGGGTATGGCCATTTCAACAGCATTTAACTGGCTATGGCAGTTTTTAATTGGATTTTTCACTCCATTTATAACAGACGCCATTAATTTTTACTACGGTTATGTTTTCGTTGGTTGTTTGGTGGCAATGTTTTTGtatgttttcttcttcttgccAGAAACCAGCGGTCTATCTTTGGAAGATATACATGTATTATACGAAGAAGGTATACCTCCATGGAAATCGGCTTCGTGGATTCCTCCAAGTGAGCGCTTTAATCACATGGAggtacaaaaaaatgacgaCATTGAATCGAAAAGGTGGAATCCTTTCCACAAAAAGTGA
- a CDS encoding mannitol dehydrogenase family protein: MTKDNQTTPVSLSNNSIKNWHIPDIEVPNYSRQGVKQGIVHLGVGGFHRSHLALYMHRLMQQHNTKDWSICGVGLIKPDAIMRDDLNSQDCLYTLLERGIDKSTTRVIGSITSYMYAPENPRAVIEKMANPDTRIVSLTVTESGYYHSEATASLQTEDPAIANDLKNPDTPCTIYGYLYEALLIRYNKGLAPFTVMSCDNMPENGKTLKSMLIAFAKLKNSKVASWISSEVASPNAMVDRVTPKTTDDDREYLAKILGIKDKCPVVCEPFIQWVLEDHFPQGRPDWEKVGVQVVSNVEPYELMKLRLLNGAHSEMGYLGYLAGYQYIHEVVTDPLINRYIRIMNREEVIPLLPKIEGVDFGEYSLSVLERFSNPAIKDQVSRICLMGSGKMPKYVLPSISEQLAKPDGKFDLLTLGVAGWFRYLRGVDMVGKEFEIEDVMASTLKEAANKGCDDPASLLGIETLFGDDLRNNKAFVDQLTNDMKLISNKGPLEAVRARLLAYKD, encoded by the coding sequence ATGACAAAAGATAACCAGACAACACCGGTTTCATTGAGCAACAATAGTATTAAAAATTGGCATATCCCTGACATCGAAGTCCCTAACTACTCAAGACAGGGAGTTAAACAAGGGATTGTCCATTTAGGTGTGGGTGGTTTTCACCGCTCTCATTTGGCACTGTATATGCACCGATTAATGCAGCAGCATAACACCAAAGATTGGTCAATCTGTGGGGTGGGCTTGATAAAACCTGATGCAATCATGCGTGACGACCTAAACAGTCAGGATTGCTTATACACCTTGTTGGAACGTGGGATAGACAAAAGTACAACGCGTGTGATAGGATCAATTACCTCTTACATGTATGCACCTGAAAATCCAAGAGCTGTTATTGAGAAAATGGCTAATCCCGATACACGCATCGTGTCTTTGACAGTTACGGAAAGTGGCTACTATCATAGTGAAGCAACGGCTTCTTTGCAAACAGAAGACCCTGCAATTGCCAACGATTTAAAGAATCCCGACACTCCTTGTACCATATATGGCTATTTGTACGAAGCTTTGTTAATCCGCTACAATAAAGGGCTTGCTCCATTCACTGTAATGTCCTGTGACAATATGCcggaaaatggtaaaacGTTGAAATCCATGTTGATCGCTTTTGCAAAACtcaagaattcaaaagtaGCAAGTTGGATTTCCAGTGAAGTGGCATCACCTAACGCTATGGTAGATCGTGTCACTCCTAAGACGACTGATGATGATCGGGAATACTTGGCAAAAATCTTGGGGATAAAGGACAAATGTCCTGTCGTTTGTGAACCATTTATCCAATGGGTTCTTGAGGATCATTTTCCACAGGGCCGTCCCGACTGGGAGAAAGTTGGCGTTCAAGTTGTTTCGAATGTTGAGCCTTAtgaattgatgaaattgcGCTTGTTAAATGGGGCCCATTCTGAAATGGGGTATCTAGGCTATTTAGCAGGCTACCAGTATATCCATGAGGTTGTGACTGATCCTTTAATCAACAGATACATTCGTATTATGAACCGCGAAGAAGTCATTCCTTTGCTTCCAAAAATTGAGGGTGTTGATTTTGGTGAATATTCTCTATCGGTTCTAGAAAGATTCTCCAATCCAGCAATCAAAGATCAAGTTTCTCGTATATGTTTAATGGGTTCTGGTAAAATGCCAAAATACGTCTTGCCTTCAATTTCTGAACAGCTTGCTAAGCCTGATGGTAAGTTCGATCTCTTAACTTTAGGGGTTGCTGGATGGTTCCGTTATCTCAGAGGTGTCGACATGGTCGgaaaagagtttgaaaTTGAGGATGTGATGGCATCAACCTTGAAAGAAGCAGCTAATAAAGGTTGTGACGATCCCGCATCTTTGTTAGGAATTGAAACACTGTTTGGAGatgatttgagaaacaatAAGGCATTTGTAGACCAGCTAACAAATGATATGAAGctaatttcaaataaagGACCTTTGGAAGCTGTTAGAGCACGCTTGCTTGCATACAAGGACTGA
- the HIT1 gene encoding Hit1p (similar to Saccharomyces cerevisiae HIT1 (YJR055W); ancestral locus Anc_1.499), with protein sequence MANEKCGICLDNVAKYKCPKCEVRYCSLACYKDLQKHKDPDMEETSLPVVSEKPVTSEFPTDEGTHDKNTLPLATASLDRIYEESPELKELLGYNTVKFHLAKVCRILATDVADTGDSCMNMSSDMSRQLAIDYLNTLRYGGIHYNEAIEEFCQIYLSKVEEGI encoded by the coding sequence ATGGCAAATGAGAAGTGTGGTATATGTCTTGATAATGTTGCTAAGTACAAATGTCCAAAATGTGAAGTGAGGTATTGCTCTTTGGCTTGCTATAAGGATTTGCAGAAGCATAAAGATCCGGATATGGAAGAGACATCGCTACCCGTTGTGTCCGAGAAACCTGTAACAAGCGAGTTCCCGACGGATGAGGGTACTCATGACAAGAATACTCTTCCTCTTGCCACGGCATCGTTGGACAGGATTTACGAAGAGAGCCCTGAATTAAAAGAACTACTTGGGTACAATACTGTGAAATTCCATTTGGCAAAAGTCTGCAGGATTTTGGCCACTGATGTTGCTGATACTGGTGACTCCTGCATGAATATGAGCAGCGATATGAGCAGACAGCTCGCAATAGATTACTTGAATACTCTGCGGTATGGCGGCATTCACTATAACGAAGCAATCGAAGAATTTTGCCAAATATACTTGTCAAAGGTAGAGGAAGGCATATAG
- a CDS encoding aminotransferase class IV, which produces MQDQTKYSAQSYAADARNENVKVYVNGEFYPRNEASVSVFDAGFALGDGVWEGMRLINGKLLAVDEHMDRLYSGAASIQINIGLSKDEMIREIYKTTEENDMHDGAHIRLMLTRGTKKTPNQDPRFALGPPTIVIVAEYKAPNPAIWSKGLKLLTSTIRCSTPDVFDLRLNSHSRLNFIQALLQAINVGCDEALMLDPRGFVASCNSTNFFIVRKGELWTSTGLYNFNGITRKKIIKLFQEKIGTLREVDFTLAETYSADEAFVTGTLGGVTPVTSIDGRAIGTGLPGEVTKKISDIYKEFISS; this is translated from the coding sequence ATGCAAGATCAAACGAAATATAGTGCTCAAAGCTACGCGGCTGATGCAAGGAATGAGAATGTTAAAGTCTACGTAAACGGTGAATTCTACCCCAGAAATGAAGCTTCTGTTTCGGTCTTCGATGCAGGGTTCGCTCTAGGGGACGGTGTCTGGGAAGGCATGCGCTTAATCAATGGCAAACTATTGGCAGTTGACGAGCATATGGATCGTCTCTATTCCGGTGCTGCAAGCATTCAAATTAATATAGGACTgtcaaaagatgaaatgatTCGTGAAATTTATAAGACGACCGAAGAGAACGACATGCATGATGGTGCTCATATCCGTCTGATGCTCACTCGTGgtacaaaaaaaactccCAATCAAGACCCTCGTTTCGCGCTTGGCCCTCCAACTATCGTGATCGTCGCTGAATATAAAGCTCCCAATCCAGCTATATGGTCCAAGGGACTTAAACTACTTACATCTACCATTCGCTGTAGTACACCAGATGTATTTGACTTACGATTAAATTCTCACAGTAGGTTGAACTTTATCCAGGCCCTTCTACAAGCTATCAACGTTGGATGCGATGAGGCGCTGATGTTAGACCCTCGTGGGTTTGTTGCCAGTTGTAATTCAACCAATTTCTTTATTGTGCGCAAAGGTGAACTCTGGACATCAACTGGGCTATATAATTTCAACGGTATAACCAGGAAGAAGATCATAAAATTATTCCAGGAAAAGATAGGAACTTTACGTGAGGTTGATTTCACCTTGGCAGAGACCTATTCTGCCGACGAAGCTTTTGTCACAGGAACTTTAGGTGGGGTTACACCGGTTACCTCGATCGATGGCCGTGCCATTGGAACGGGTTTGCCTGGAGAGGTAACGAAGAAAATAAGCGACATATACAAGGAGTTTATTTCCTCTTAG
- a CDS encoding uncharacterized protein (similar to Saccharomyces cerevisiae YML053C; ancestral locus Anc_1.503), whose translation MYCDYNTNFGSRLSAQAVDNSSIKRSINHFEKDALSVPCAKRTKNDNFAHSKRQPLQGGCFQLNNSKVELPFITPAPTPADVDMTEKSTREENLPSPYSETEEYMIRGYYEEEKDVDNSWACIESVQYSLYDLTPEEYELTNENTAEHDYAGNTFTNSWGDKIPKGQVELQCNFNDTCCNDSYDINMR comes from the coding sequence ATGTACTGTGATTATAACACAAATTTTGGCAGCCGGCTCAGCGCTCAAGCTGTTGATAATTCTTCCATCAAGAGGAGCATCAATCACTTTGAGAAGGATGCATTGTCAGTTCCCTGTGCGAAAAGGACAAAGAACGACAACTTTGCACATTCCAAGCGGCAGCCACTGCAGGGTGGTTGTTTTCAGTTGAACAACAGTAAGGTAGAATTGCCTTTTATAACACCCGCACCAACTCCAGCTGATGTAGATATGACAGAAAAATCCACTCGAGAGGAGAATCTGCCTTCACCTTATTCTGAGACTGAGGAGTATATGATTCGTGGGTACtatgaagaggaaaaagatgtagATAACAGCTGGGCATGTATCGAGTCAGTCCAATATAGTTTGTACGATTTGACGCCGGAGGAATACGAACTGACGAATGAAAACACTGCTGAACACGATTATGCAGGAAATACATTTACAAATTCTTGGGGGGATAAGATTCCAAAGGGCCAAGTGGAACTTCAATGTAATTTTAATGACACCTGTTGTAATGATTCATACGATATAAATATGAGATAG